From a region of the Paenibacillus sp. FSL R10-2734 genome:
- the ascB gene encoding 6-phospho-beta-glucosidase, which produces MELQFPKGFLWGGAVAANQLEGAYQEDGKGWSTQDVMPKGIKSAPTEVPTDDNMKLIGIDFYHRYKEDIKLFAEMGFKVFRTSIAWSRIFPKGDELEPNEKGLQFYDDLFDECHKYGIEPLVTISHYETPLHLAREYDGWVNRKMVDFYERYVRTIYNRYKNKVKYWLTFNEINSILEFPFMSGGINTPLEKLSKQDLYQAIHHEFVASALAVKIGHEINPDFQIGCMVLSMPIYPLTPHPDDVIKVMQSDHKNMFFADVHARGYYPSYMKRFFKDNGIHIHFEPGDEEILKHTVDFISFSYYMSTCETADPEKQIRGEGNLLGGVANPYLEASDWGWQIDPQGLRYVMNLFYDRYQKPLFIVENGLGAVDQLVLNGNGEKVVNDDYRINYLRDHLVQVAEAIADGVEVMGYTSWGCIDLVSATSAELKKRYGFIYVDRHDDGSGTLERYRKKSFHWYKEVIESNGQSLF; this is translated from the coding sequence ATGGAATTGCAATTTCCAAAAGGATTCTTATGGGGCGGCGCTGTAGCAGCGAACCAACTTGAAGGGGCATATCAGGAAGATGGTAAAGGATGGTCCACCCAAGATGTTATGCCGAAAGGAATTAAGTCTGCTCCTACAGAGGTTCCTACCGACGATAATATGAAGTTGATTGGTATCGACTTCTATCACCGATATAAAGAAGATATTAAACTGTTCGCGGAAATGGGCTTCAAAGTGTTCCGGACGTCCATTGCTTGGTCCCGGATTTTTCCGAAAGGGGACGAGCTGGAGCCGAATGAAAAAGGTCTGCAGTTCTACGACGACCTGTTTGATGAGTGTCATAAATACGGCATCGAGCCGCTAGTGACTATCTCACATTATGAAACTCCACTGCATCTGGCACGAGAATATGATGGTTGGGTCAACCGTAAGATGGTAGATTTCTATGAGCGCTATGTTAGAACAATATATAATCGTTACAAGAACAAGGTTAAATATTGGCTGACCTTTAATGAGATCAATTCCATTCTTGAGTTTCCATTTATGAGTGGCGGAATCAATACTCCATTGGAGAAGTTGAGTAAGCAGGATCTGTATCAGGCCATTCACCATGAGTTTGTAGCTAGTGCTCTAGCTGTGAAGATCGGTCATGAAATCAATCCTGATTTCCAAATAGGGTGTATGGTGCTGAGCATGCCAATTTATCCACTCACTCCGCATCCGGATGATGTGATCAAGGTTATGCAAAGTGATCATAAAAATATGTTCTTTGCGGATGTTCATGCTAGAGGTTATTATCCGAGCTATATGAAGCGTTTCTTTAAAGATAACGGAATTCACATTCATTTTGAGCCAGGCGATGAAGAAATTCTGAAGCATACTGTGGATTTCATATCGTTCAGTTACTATATGAGTACGTGTGAAACGGCTGACCCGGAGAAACAGATCAGAGGAGAAGGTAACCTGCTAGGCGGGGTTGCGAATCCGTATCTGGAAGCGAGCGATTGGGGTTGGCAGATCGATCCGCAGGGCTTGCGTTATGTTATGAATTTGTTCTATGACCGATACCAAAAACCGCTGTTTATTGTGGAAAATGGTCTTGGTGCCGTCGATCAGCTCGTTTTAAATGGGAACGGCGAAAAGGTCGTAAACGACGATTACCGGATCAATTACTTGCGAGATCATCTGGTTCAGGTCGCGGAAGCTATTGCTGACGGGGTAGAAGTTATGGGCTATACAAGCTGGGGCTGCATTGACTTGGTTAGCGCAACAAGCGCCGAACTAAAGAAACGTTATGGCTTCATTTATGTGGACCGACATGATGATGGTTCAGGAACACTCGAAAGATACCGGAAGAAGTCATTCCACTGGTACAAAGAAGTGATTGAATCTAACGGGCAGAGCCTGTTCTAG
- a CDS encoding glycoside hydrolase family 95 protein, with product MSNPMHLWYRKPAEEWVEALPIGNGRFGGMVYGGVKREIISLNEDTLWTGGPREADHAEAFEYLDLSRKLIYEEKYREAQTVIENHMLGPWSEAYQALGDVELEMGHGASYVSYRRELDIRTGISRTEYKIGEINYVREVFISAVDQVMVIHIRADQPNQINLHTNLKSPLNYNTGKLDIDRIYMAGAAPCKIDPIGESNRETVFYEPDKGIRFEVQLLALPQQGAVETHGARLQIKSANAVTLLLSAVTSFNGYDKDPVRNGKDPKVLSDKQLSAASQFTYDQLRERHIRDFCVFFDRVLLELDGVSNQELPTDERIVAVRDGGEDAQLAALFFQFGRYLMISSSRPGTQATNLQGIWNNMTKPPWSCNYTTNINTEMNYWLAESCNLAEFHSPLFDLMRDLQHTGGKMVEVYYHMRGWTAHHGVDLWRTASPQGGPSNGPATWAFWPMAGPWLCQHVWEHYAFGGDVEFLRNVAYPIMKEAATFCLDYLVEDKMGNLVSSPSTSPENTFIAPDGNHVAVSQSSTMDVALMRELFANCMESYRILEEDDGFYEHLEQAFNQLLPFRIGKHGQLQEWFEDFDEVEPGHRHTAHLYALHPGNQITLRGTPDLAQAVRVSLERRREYEGTDTIGWCFAWNINIYARLEDAENAYFYLRKLLGNPFPNLFNAHRHPKITFYPFSIEANFAATAGIAELLVQSHTGELHLLPALPNSWRNGKVKGLRARGGYEIAMEWKDGSLVNANINSSLNGVCRLRTSTPVKVDVEEWEVTEDGVLLFETQAGKSYRITPIGYEPATTKYGYKLRGI from the coding sequence ATGAGCAATCCTATGCATTTGTGGTATCGTAAGCCAGCTGAAGAGTGGGTAGAAGCACTGCCAATAGGGAACGGTAGATTCGGTGGAATGGTCTACGGTGGTGTGAAGCGTGAGATTATTTCGTTGAACGAGGATACATTATGGACTGGTGGACCAAGAGAAGCTGATCATGCTGAAGCATTTGAGTATCTGGATCTATCGCGAAAATTGATATATGAAGAAAAATACCGAGAAGCACAGACGGTTATAGAAAATCATATGTTGGGACCTTGGTCTGAGGCTTATCAAGCGTTGGGTGATGTGGAACTGGAGATGGGGCATGGTGCATCCTATGTATCCTATCGTCGTGAGTTGGACATACGAACTGGTATTAGTCGAACGGAATATAAAATTGGAGAAATTAATTACGTTAGAGAAGTATTCATATCGGCAGTTGACCAGGTTATGGTTATTCATATCAGAGCAGATCAACCGAACCAGATTAATTTACACACCAATTTAAAGAGTCCATTAAATTACAATACAGGGAAACTTGACATAGATCGGATTTATATGGCGGGTGCTGCTCCTTGTAAAATAGATCCTATCGGGGAATCCAATAGAGAAACGGTTTTCTACGAGCCAGATAAGGGAATCCGATTTGAAGTACAACTATTAGCACTTCCGCAGCAGGGGGCGGTTGAGACGCATGGTGCACGTTTGCAGATCAAATCTGCCAATGCGGTCACTTTATTGCTTAGCGCTGTAACTAGTTTTAATGGTTACGATAAGGATCCAGTACGTAACGGGAAAGATCCAAAGGTTCTGTCAGATAAACAATTATCTGCCGCCTCTCAATTTACTTATGATCAACTTCGTGAGCGACACATTCGTGATTTTTGTGTTTTTTTTGACAGGGTTTTATTAGAACTTGATGGTGTTAGCAATCAGGAATTGCCTACTGATGAGAGAATTGTTGCTGTGCGAGATGGTGGAGAGGATGCGCAGTTAGCTGCGTTGTTCTTTCAATTTGGACGATATTTAATGATTAGCAGTTCGCGACCGGGTACCCAAGCGACCAATCTTCAGGGAATTTGGAATAACATGACGAAGCCACCATGGTCATGTAATTATACGACAAATATTAATACGGAGATGAACTATTGGCTAGCCGAAAGTTGCAATCTTGCAGAGTTTCATTCTCCTTTATTTGATCTTATGAGAGATTTACAGCATACCGGGGGTAAGATGGTAGAAGTTTATTACCATATGCGAGGGTGGACCGCACATCATGGAGTTGATTTGTGGCGAACGGCTAGTCCTCAAGGGGGGCCTTCGAATGGGCCTGCCACATGGGCATTCTGGCCCATGGCAGGGCCCTGGTTATGCCAGCATGTATGGGAGCATTACGCTTTTGGCGGTGATGTAGAGTTTCTACGTAATGTAGCATACCCAATAATGAAAGAGGCAGCTACTTTTTGTCTTGATTATTTAGTTGAGGACAAAATGGGGAACTTGGTTTCTTCACCATCAACCTCACCAGAGAATACGTTCATTGCACCTGACGGTAATCATGTGGCTGTAAGTCAAAGTTCTACCATGGATGTTGCTCTTATGCGTGAATTGTTCGCTAATTGCATGGAAAGCTATCGAATATTAGAAGAGGATGACGGGTTTTATGAGCATCTAGAACAGGCATTCAATCAATTATTACCGTTTCGTATAGGTAAACATGGACAGCTGCAAGAGTGGTTTGAGGATTTCGATGAAGTGGAGCCTGGTCATCGCCATACAGCGCATCTATACGCACTGCATCCTGGAAATCAAATTACCTTACGTGGTACTCCAGATTTAGCTCAAGCAGTACGAGTAAGCTTAGAACGCCGACGTGAGTATGAGGGAACAGATACAATTGGTTGGTGCTTCGCTTGGAACATTAACATTTATGCCAGACTTGAAGATGCAGAGAATGCATATTTTTATTTAAGAAAACTTCTCGGAAATCCTTTTCCAAATTTATTTAATGCACATCGTCATCCGAAGATTACATTTTATCCTTTTTCAATTGAGGCTAACTTCGCTGCTACAGCTGGTATTGCAGAACTTCTTGTGCAGAGCCATACGGGAGAACTTCATCTTTTGCCGGCGCTGCCTAATTCATGGAGGAATGGAAAAGTGAAGGGACTTAGAGCGCGTGGAGGGTATGAAATTGCGATGGAGTGGAAGGATGGAAGCCTCGTCAATGCGAATATCAACTCATCCTTAAATGGGGTTTGCCGACTACGAACATCAACCCCTGTTAAGGTTGATGTAGAAGAATGGGAAGTGACAGAAGATGGGGTACTTCTATTTGAAACACAAGCAGGGAAATCTTATAGAATTACTCCAATAGGTTATGAACCAGCTACTACAAAATACGGGTACAAATTGCGAGGTATATAA
- a CDS encoding SDR family oxidoreductase, producing the protein MTTLQEIFSLTGERVLITGGATGLGLAMSQCFHAAGAEVIMVGSGEGEERTRLAESIGPGVYYRTFNVADTKQTEHFIQEVEKTIGPVSILINNAGNHFKKPIEETSIEEFQSVLDVHLLGAFSLCRVLIPRMKQRKKGNIIFQASMASFIGQPNIIAYSSAKSAYLGMVHTLASETSAYGIRVNGIAPGWIETPMLHKALAGDDVRKQKILGRTPMNKFGDPSDIGWAAVYLASPAASFVNGIILPVDGGALIGF; encoded by the coding sequence ATGACAACATTACAGGAAATATTTAGTCTTACTGGAGAACGTGTTCTGATTACGGGAGGCGCTACAGGGCTTGGATTAGCAATGAGTCAGTGCTTTCATGCAGCTGGCGCGGAAGTCATTATGGTCGGTTCTGGTGAGGGTGAGGAACGCACGAGATTAGCCGAATCGATCGGTCCGGGAGTGTATTATCGCACCTTTAATGTTGCAGACACCAAGCAGACAGAGCATTTTATTCAAGAAGTTGAGAAGACAATCGGACCTGTCTCGATATTAATTAACAATGCAGGCAACCACTTTAAGAAGCCGATTGAAGAAACATCAATTGAGGAATTTCAGTCTGTGCTGGATGTGCATCTGCTTGGAGCGTTCTCATTATGCCGTGTTCTAATCCCTCGTATGAAGCAACGAAAGAAAGGAAATATCATCTTCCAAGCTTCCATGGCATCCTTTATAGGACAACCCAATATTATTGCTTACTCCAGTGCGAAATCAGCTTATCTAGGTATGGTGCATACACTGGCTTCTGAGACATCGGCTTACGGGATACGGGTGAACGGCATCGCCCCTGGCTGGATTGAGACACCGATGCTGCATAAGGCATTAGCTGGTGATGATGTCAGAAAGCAAAAAATATTGGGACGTACTCCAATGAATAAATTCGGAGATCCTAGCGATATCGGTTGGGCTGCAGTCTATCTGGCATCTCCAGCTGCATCCTTTGTCAATGGAATCATATTGCCTGTTGATGGAGGAGCATTGATCGGGTTCTAA
- a CDS encoding iron-siderophore ABC transporter substrate-binding protein: MHKRLLNLVMVMAVILVVAGCGSNQNNTSKTNGEAANNSTAANSGSESTSGPIILKDDKGEVKLDKPAQRVVVLEWTFTEDIIALGVQPVGNADNENYKLYVTSEAPLDASVTDVGSRDEPDLETIASLKPDLIIANTGGHEGIYDQLKGIAPTLIFGLYPEEGQGDQYTIMEDTFKTIAAAVGKTAEGDKVLADLDAHYAAAKTKLAEAGKEGLNYVLTQAYSYQNAATLRLFTDNSLAVQTLERIGLKNDWKPEKFEAYGFTTSTVEALPAVQDTNLMYIVQKDDNIFTKELKDNSVWNGLNFVKENRTFGLSSTTWVFGGPISSKVIVDEVVNTLTK; the protein is encoded by the coding sequence ATGCATAAAAGATTACTCAATTTAGTTATGGTTATGGCTGTCATATTGGTTGTAGCAGGTTGTGGATCTAACCAAAACAATACTTCGAAAACGAACGGGGAAGCAGCTAACAATTCAACTGCTGCAAATTCGGGCAGTGAATCCACAAGCGGTCCTATTATATTAAAAGATGATAAAGGCGAGGTTAAGCTGGATAAGCCTGCGCAAAGGGTTGTTGTACTGGAATGGACATTTACGGAGGACATCATCGCGCTCGGAGTTCAGCCGGTGGGGAATGCCGATAACGAAAACTACAAGTTATATGTAACTTCTGAAGCGCCACTCGATGCAAGCGTGACAGATGTTGGCTCACGTGACGAGCCGGATTTGGAGACCATTGCTTCTTTAAAGCCGGATTTGATTATTGCTAATACGGGTGGACATGAAGGAATTTATGATCAATTAAAAGGCATCGCTCCAACGCTGATTTTCGGTCTGTATCCGGAAGAAGGACAAGGTGATCAGTACACGATTATGGAAGATACCTTCAAAACGATTGCAGCGGCTGTAGGTAAAACCGCGGAAGGTGACAAGGTTCTCGCTGACTTGGATGCCCATTATGCAGCAGCGAAGACAAAGCTGGCTGAAGCAGGTAAGGAAGGCTTGAATTACGTGCTGACACAAGCTTACAGCTATCAGAATGCAGCAACATTACGTCTTTTTACAGATAACTCACTTGCAGTACAAACTTTGGAACGAATTGGTCTGAAGAACGATTGGAAACCCGAAAAATTCGAAGCTTACGGATTCACTACATCAACGGTTGAAGCATTGCCGGCTGTTCAGGATACTAACCTGATGTATATCGTCCAGAAGGATGATAATATTTTCACGAAAGAACTGAAGGATAATTCCGTTTGGAACGGCCTTAACTTTGTGAAAGAAAATCGCACCTTCGGATTGAGCAGTACTACTTGGGTATTCGGCGGTCCGATTTCCTCCAAGGTTATCGTGGATGAAGTTGTAAATACACTAACGAAATGA
- a CDS encoding LacI family DNA-binding transcriptional regulator, whose product MSTLDEIAKLSGFSKATVSRVLNQSPHVSKETREKILAIMKETDYVPNRNAISLSKGQTQQIGMITMDLSELILCFMNSFVEMSGRYGYQTIIYTTGGDKQKELQAFEDLKMKRVDALLILTSVNEKNVISSYCKYGPIVSWQRMDHPEIPSVAMNQYDGYALALEHLIKRGYKRIANAFGRPSSINTQSRRLAYEQIMAKYNLPIIEEWYYYTIYGIRDGEQLLRSFMAETNQPDVILCSNDLVAAGILSEARRQQLDVPRDLAIVGFDNSELSRTLGITTILNPIAGQAENAFLLLAPALLGQNMELQPLSFKLIERETT is encoded by the coding sequence ATGTCCACTCTTGACGAAATTGCTAAGCTGTCGGGCTTTTCCAAAGCTACGGTATCCCGCGTCCTCAACCAGTCCCCACATGTCAGCAAGGAGACTCGGGAAAAAATCCTCGCCATCATGAAGGAGACGGACTATGTTCCCAATCGGAATGCGATTTCTTTATCCAAAGGCCAAACTCAGCAAATCGGCATGATCACCATGGACCTAAGTGAGCTAATTCTGTGCTTTATGAACAGCTTCGTCGAAATGTCCGGCCGTTACGGGTATCAGACGATTATTTATACTACCGGCGGGGATAAGCAAAAGGAGCTTCAGGCCTTCGAGGATCTCAAAATGAAACGAGTCGACGCTCTGCTCATACTGACCTCCGTTAACGAAAAGAATGTTATCTCTTCCTACTGCAAATACGGGCCAATTGTGTCCTGGCAGCGCATGGACCATCCTGAAATACCGTCCGTTGCCATGAACCAATATGACGGATATGCACTCGCTCTGGAGCATTTAATTAAACGGGGTTATAAGCGTATCGCTAATGCTTTCGGCCGGCCCAGCAGCATTAATACCCAAAGCAGACGCCTCGCCTATGAGCAAATTATGGCTAAATATAATCTTCCCATTATAGAGGAATGGTATTACTACACGATTTATGGAATCCGAGATGGAGAGCAGTTGTTGCGCTCTTTTATGGCTGAAACGAATCAGCCGGATGTGATTTTGTGCTCCAATGATTTGGTGGCAGCGGGCATTCTCAGCGAAGCGCGCAGGCAGCAACTGGACGTGCCTCGGGATCTCGCCATCGTTGGTTTTGATAATTCAGAGCTGTCGAGAACCCTTGGAATCACGACCATTCTAAATCCGATTGCGGGACAGGCAGAGAACGCGTTTCTTCTCCTAGCTCCAGCGCTGCTTGGCCAGAACATGGAGCTGCAGCCGCTGTCTTTTAAGCTGATCGAACGGGAGACAACATAG
- the yaaA gene encoding peroxide stress protein YaaA: protein MRIIISPAKKMKTDTDFMDYSQVPQFINESKTLLALLQKLNYEEAKSLWKCNDTIATLNVERISHMDVNQNLTPAIFSYEGIQYQYMAPGIFQTEELEYLQQHLRILSGFYGIVRPFDGVVPYRLEMQAKLSGPGFGTLYEFWNRKLADQLFSESDTILNLASKEYSKCIAPYIAGNVRMVSCVFGQEIGGKVVERATLVKMARGEMVRFMAERQITCVEDIKDFDGFDFSFADELSDESTYVFIQKKRDKNSVIEAE from the coding sequence ATGAGAATCATTATTTCACCTGCCAAGAAGATGAAGACAGACACAGATTTTATGGATTACAGCCAGGTGCCGCAATTCATAAACGAGTCGAAAACTCTTTTGGCCTTATTACAGAAGTTGAATTATGAAGAAGCTAAATCTCTATGGAAATGCAATGATACCATTGCCACGCTGAATGTGGAGCGGATCTCGCATATGGATGTAAATCAGAATCTTACGCCGGCCATATTTTCATATGAGGGTATACAGTATCAGTACATGGCACCTGGGATATTTCAAACGGAGGAGCTTGAATATCTTCAGCAGCATTTGCGAATATTGTCCGGATTCTATGGGATCGTCCGGCCGTTTGACGGGGTAGTCCCGTACAGGCTGGAGATGCAGGCAAAGCTAAGCGGACCTGGCTTCGGTACTCTCTATGAGTTCTGGAATAGAAAATTGGCGGATCAGCTATTTTCTGAGAGTGACACTATTCTGAATCTGGCCTCCAAGGAATATAGCAAGTGCATCGCTCCTTATATTGCCGGGAATGTTCGAATGGTTAGTTGTGTATTCGGGCAGGAGATCGGCGGTAAGGTGGTTGAGAGGGCGACCCTGGTCAAGATGGCCAGAGGTGAAATGGTGCGCTTTATGGCCGAACGGCAAATTACCTGTGTGGAGGATATCAAAGATTTCGACGGGTTTGATTTCAGCTTTGCTGATGAATTGTCGGATGAGAGTACTTATGTGTTTATACAAAAAAAGCGGGATAAAAATTCCGTAATTGAAGCGGAATGA